The following coding sequences lie in one Musa acuminata AAA Group cultivar baxijiao chromosome BXJ3-1, Cavendish_Baxijiao_AAA, whole genome shotgun sequence genomic window:
- the LOC135628653 gene encoding pentatricopeptide repeat-containing protein At3g56550-like, which produces MCGAAKLLRLLQGCNSMDRLRKIHAQVLLQGYHGHPAVSAKLLSFCATSAAGDLAYARLLFSGILRPATDHWNALIRGSSRSPAPLDALSLYNAMMRRASSRPDAFTFSFLLKACALAKADPKCREAHASIVRSGLSSHVIVGTNLVRAYADNGSIDEARRVFDEMPDKDLVAWNSMISCFCHAGLHEDALKVYDRMRQSGVGLDEFTAVGLLSSCAHLGALGFGVRICKFAEENGFLRWNVFVGNALIDMYAKCGRLDEARRVFDGMRRRDSFTWNSMIIGLGIHGHADKAILLFQRMLMAGVRPNSISFLGLLTACSHHGLVDDGLKYFQRMGSAYNIKPDLKHYGCMVDMYGRAGKLDEALEFIHSSPFKDDPVLWRMLLSASRIHGSVEMGEIAIQNLIEMSANNAGDCVLLSDIYEHAGDSQGVARMRKMVKDQGIKTTPGWSWIEIHGEVRKFVVGDTSHAESEEIYKKLEEMISRAASLGYAMERSAEWLENFVDSTTDYHSEMLAIALGLLRTPKGTSLRIVKNLRVCKDCHSLTKYASRIYDREIVVRDRVRFHHFKEGICSCNDYW; this is translated from the coding sequence ATGTGCGGCGCGGCCAAATTATTGAGGCTGCTGCAGGGCTGCAATAGCATGGATAGGCTCCGCAAGATCCACGCCCAGGTGCTGCTCCAAGGCTACCATGGCCACCCCGCCGTCTCCGCCAAGCTCCTCTCCTTCTGTGCCACCTCCGCCGCCGGCGACCTCGCCTACGCCCGCCTTCTCTTCTCCGGCATCCTCCGCCCCGCCACCGACCACTGGAACGCCCTCATCCGCGGCTCCTCCCGCAGTCCCGCCCCACTCGACGCCCTCTCCCTCTACAACGCCATGATGCGACGCGCTTCCTCCCGCCCCGACGCCTTcaccttctccttcctcctcaagGCCTGTGCCCTCGCGAAAGCCGATCCCAAGTGCCGCGAGGCCCACGCCTCCATCGTCCGCTCTGGGCTATCCTCCCACGTCATCGTCGGCACGAACCTGGTCCGGGCTTACGCGGACAACGGGTCCATCGACGAAGCGAGGAgggtgttcgacgaaatgcctgACAAGGACCTGGTGGCCTGGAATTCCATGATCTCGTGCTTTTGTCACGCCGGTCTCCATGAGGACGCCTTGAAGGTCTACGACAGGATGAGGCAATCGGGCGTTGGCCTTGATGAGTTCACCGCAGTCGGGTTGCTCTCTTCCTGTGCTCACTTGGGTGCCTTGGGTTTTGGTGTCCGGATTTGCAAATTTGCCGAGGAAAATGGGTTCTTGCGGTGGAACGTGTTCGTGGGTAATGCACTGATAGACATGTACGCCAAGTGCGGCAGATTGGACGAGGCTCGTAGGGTCTTCGATGGGATGAGGAGGCGGGACAGCTTCACATGGAACTCGATGATCATTGGGCTGGGAATTCATGGTCATGCTGACAAAGCCATCTTGCTTTTCCAGAGGATGCTGATGGCTGGAGTCCGACCCAACTCCATCTCGTTCCTTGGCTTGCTAACGGCATGCAGTCACCATGGCCTAGTGGACGATGGCCTCAAATATTTTCAGAGGATGGGTTCTGCTTACAATATAAAGCCAGACCTCAAGCATTATGGATGCATGGTGGACATGTACGGGCGAGCTGGTAAGCTGGATGAGGCGCTTGAGTTCATACATAGTTCGCCTTTCAAGGACGATCCAGTCCTTTGGCGAATGCTACTGAGCGCATCCAGGATCCATGGAAGCGTGGAGATGGGTGAGATAGCCATCCAAAATCTTATTGAAATGTCAGCTAATAATGCAGGGGATTGTGTTCTTCTTTCTGATATCTATGAGCATGCCGGTGACAGCCAAGGCGTGGCTAGGATGAGGAAAATGGTGAAGGATCAAGGGATTAAGACAACTCCTGGCTGGAGCTGGATAGAAATTCATGGCGAAGTTAGGAAATTTGTGGTTGGTGATACTTCGCATGCTGAGAGTGAAGAGATATATAAGAAGTTAGAGGAGATGATTAGTCGAGCAGCTTCTTTGGGTTATGCAATGGAAAGATCTGCAGAATGGCTCGAGAACTTTGTAGACAGCACAACTGACTATCATAGTGAGATGTTGGCTATTGCTCTTGGGCTACTGAGAACTCCCAAAGGGACAAGTCTTCGAATCGTGAAGAATTTGAGGGTGTGTAAGGACTGTCATTCTCTCACTAAATATGCTTCCAGGATATATGATCGAGAAATTGTTGTTAGGGATCGGGTGCGATTTCATCATTTCAAGGAAGGCATttgttcttgcaatgattactggtAA
- the LOC135628794 gene encoding flap endonuclease 1-A-like isoform X3 — MNVTKRHNEDCKRLLRLMGIPVIEAPCEAEAQCAAICKSNKVYAVASEDMDSLTFGAPRLVRHLMDPSSRKIPVMEFEVSKILEELKLSMDQFIDLCILSGCDYCKSIKGIGGQTALKLIHRHGCMENILQNINKERYHLPEDWPYKKVRQLFREPNVSSEIPELRWTAPDDEGLVNFLVNENSFNDKRVAKAIEKIKVAEIKFSQGRLEGVSAYASSKRKETRCMLHFHRPTSESRMFRLQTFIVSGSKVGSLKPLIPGLQQRCCEAMAILKS; from the exons GTTACTAAGCGACATAATGAGGATTGTAAAAGACTCTTAAGATTGATGGGTATTCCAGTGATTGAG GCACCTTGTGAAGCAGAAGCCCAGTGTGCAGCTATTTGCAAAAGCAATAAG GTCTATGCTGTGGCTTCCGAAGATATGGATTCATTAACTTTTGGAGCTCCAAGATTGGTTCGTCATTTGATGGATCCAAGTTCCAGAAAGATTCCTGTGATGGAATTTGAAGTTTCAAAG ATTCTTGAGGAGCTAAAACTCTCAATGGATCAATTCATTGACTTATGCATTCTCTCTGGATGTGACTACTGCAAGAGCATTAAAG GGATTGGGGGACAAACAGCTTTAAAGCTTATACATCGGCATGGTTGCATGGAGAACATTTTGCAGAATATAAACAAAGAAAG GTATCACTTACCTGAGGACTGGCCTTATAAAAAAGTTAGACAGCTGTTCAGAGAACCTAATGTTTCTTCAGAGATTCCAGAGCTCAGGTGGACTGCTCCAGATGACGAG GGTCTTGTGAACTTTCTGGTGAATGAAAACAGTTTCAACGATAAACGGGTAGCAAAG GCAATAGAAAAAATTAAAGTGGCCGAGATTAAATTTTCTCAAGGGAG gttgGAAGGTGTGAGTGCATATGCATCTTCTAAAAGGAAG GAAACCAGATGCATGCTTCACTTTCACAGACCAACAAGCGAATCTAGGATGTTCAGACTGCAAACATTCATTGTCTCGGGCTCCAAAGTTGGCAGCTTGAAGCCGCTGATTCCAGGGTTGCAACAAAGATGCTGCGAGGCAATGGCTATTCTGAAAAGTTAA